In Brassica rapa cultivar Chiifu-401-42 chromosome A06, CAAS_Brap_v3.01, whole genome shotgun sequence, a single window of DNA contains:
- the LOC103875408 gene encoding uncharacterized protein LOC103875408, with protein MVDLAGAWPTLCKETCLPPTGITSGQLAPWILWFIWLARNDYVFNNKDTTPEAIITKAIVAAREWLTGQSSSQGDQNKGTPAPTSHSTLNRSDNSTRIQSDAAWRQDLQLAGLGWVMDRDGNRSSFLTHCHFVNSPLIAEALALREALICCIEKGILHVCCESDSLKLVKTLNKGPPTAELYGIVADILCLSEAFTSISFGWIKRCKNRDADALTKQALWNESSVMAPVTFGV; from the coding sequence ATGGTAGATTTAGCTGGTGCTTGGCCTACGCTTTGCAAAGAGACTTGCCTTCCACCTACAGGCATAACATCAGGCCAACTGGCCCCTTGGATACTCTGGTTTATTTGGCTGGCAAGGAATGATTATGTCTTTAACAACAAGGACACAACCCCGGAGGCAATCATCACCAAGGCTATAGTAGCGGCTCGAGAATGGCTGACAGGACAGAGCTCATCACAAGGGGACCAAAACAAAGGAACTCCCGCTCCAACAAGTCACTCTACTCTCAACCGAAGCGATAACTCAACCCGAATCCAATCTGATGCCGCTTGGCGCCAGGATCTACAACTAGCGGGACTAGGCTGGGTGATGGATAGGGATGGGAATAGAAGCTCGTTCCTAACTCATTGCCATTTTGTGAATTCCCCACTGATAGCCGAGGCACTGGCCTTGCGAGAAGCTCTAATATGCTGCATTGAAAAGGGAATCCTTCATGTATGCTGCGAGTCAGACTCCCTCAAGCTGGTTAAAACGCTCAACAAAGGACCCCCGACGGCGGAACTGTATGGCATTGTTGCGGATATACTCTGTTTATCAGAGGCCTTTACATCTATTTCTTTTGGCTGGATCAAACGTTGTAAGAATAGAGATGCTGATGCTCTGACAAAGCAGGCTCTCTGGAATGAATCCTCTGTAATGGCTCCCGTGACTTTTGGAGTTTAG
- the LOC103875085 gene encoding putative protein TPRXL gives MLLTTHLSSPPLCSVYTQPHRERERPKMNSSSKVIMAATMVMVVSLVMVLSLVLVLLAELYCSLLLGRRRRRNHSLTLPTTTITAAANTTSLAQAISTASDPSPSNTNPLTTGVLQTPNPFLITTNKTYLHHESSSLPASPAPVDNFIYISNPMYSNDATSKPTTPFETPESSPSRLETGDSSSSSSGEEDDSVTPRLTPMKDLPEKACSVSLTNARSLESSASESNNEKDKDGGLSTSSGSPSYTSPSW, from the coding sequence atgctTCTTACCACTCACCTCTCTTCACCTCCTCTATGTTCTGTATACACTCAGCcccacagagagagagagagaccaaaGATGAATAGCTCGTCGAAGGTGATAATGGCGGCAACCATGGTTATGGTAGTGAGCTTAGTAATGGTTCTAAGCTTAGTGTTAGTACTACTAGCCGAACTCTACTGCTCTCTCTTACTCGGTCGCCGCCGCCGCCGTAATCACTCCCTCACCCTCCCCACAACCACAATCACCGCCGCTGCAAACACCACAAGCCTCGCTCAAGCCATTTCAACAGCCAGCGACCCTTCACCATCTAACACCAATCCTCTAACCACAGGCGTCCTTCAAACTCCAAACCCTTTCCTCATAACAACCAACAAAACCTATCTTCACCATGAGTCTTCATCCTTACCAGCTTCCCCTGCACCCGTTGATAACTTCATCTACATATCGAACCCAATGTACTCCAACGACGCTACGAGTAAACCAACCACGCCTTTCGAGACCCCTGAGTCTTCACCGTCCAGGCTCGAGACCGGAgactcctcttcttcttcttccggcGAGGAAGATGACAGTGTAACGCCGAGGTTGACTCCAATGAAGGATCTTCCTGAGAAGGCATGTTCTGTTTCGTTAACCAATGCAAGGTCGTTGGAGAGTTCTGCTAGTGAGTCAAACAACGAGAAGGACAAAGACGGTGGATTGTCTACGTCGTCTGGTTCGCCGTCGTATACTTCTCCGTCGTGGtag
- the LOC103875086 gene encoding pentatricopeptide repeat-containing protein At3g29290 isoform X2, protein MGDVWLSPVSITSTSNQLDYGLYSLKNSSCIWRRSCHWSLRSHSLDFATAMKLKRRRLVHASVKMKSFSLIATRVCSSKLERSSNGETMALDLESGLKENLCGLFVEDNLEEKPEACRSRIHYLEERDEEMLSKRLLKLSRLDKVKSASELFDSMRLSGLQPNPHACNSFLSCLLRSGNLQKLFTVFDFMRTKDNLTGHTYSLLLKAVSELKGCDSALRTFRELEKNPKHKSHFDVVLYNTVVSLSGRVNNVQETERVWRAMQSDGLTGTEVTYSLLVSIFVRCGRSELALDAYDEMVKNNVSPREDAMQAMISACTKEERWSLALKIFRSMLNKGMRPNLVACNALINSLAKAGKVGLVFKVYSVVVKSLGHKPDEYTWNALLTGLYKANRYEDVLQLFDMVRSEGLCCVNEYLYNTALVSCQKLGSWEKAVKLLYEMEGSGVTVSTSSYNLVISSCEKSRQSKVALRVYEHMVIRGCDPDTFTYLSLIRSCSWGSLWGEVKDILKVEPDVSLYNAAIHGMCLRREFKLAKELYVEMREMGLEPDGKTRAMMLQNLKRH, encoded by the exons ATGGGTGATGTCTGGTTGAGTCCCGTCTCCATCACTTCTACATCGAACCAATTGGACTATGGATTGTATTCCCTCAAGAATAGCAGCTGTATCTGGAGAAGAAGTTGCCATTGGTCTTTGAGGAGTCACTCGCTGGACTTTGCAACGGCCATGAAGCTGAAACGAAGGCGTCTAGTTCATGCTAGTGTAAAAATGAAGTCTTTTTCATTAATAGCAACGAGAGTATGCTCCAGTAAGCTAGAAAGATCTTCCAACGGTGAAACCATGGCTTTGGATTTGGAATCTGGATTGAAAGAAAATCTTTGCGGTTTGTTTGTGGAAGATAATTTAGAAGAGAAGCCTGAAGCATGTAGGAGTAGGATACATTACCTAGAAGAGAGGGACGAGGAGATGTTATCAAAGAGACTTCTCAAACTCAGCAGGTTGGACAAAGTCAAAAGCGCATCAGAGCTGTTTGATTCCATGAGACTCTCAGGTTTACAACCCAACCCCCACGCTTGCAACTCCTTTCTCTCGTGCCTGTTGAGGAGTGGAAACCTTCAGAAACTCTTCACCGTCTTTGACTTCATGAGAACAAAGGACAACCTCACAGGCCACACGTACAGCTTGCTGTTGAAAGCTGTCTCAGAGCTAAAGGGCTGCGACTCTGCGCTAAGAACGTTTAGAGAGCTAGAAAAGAACCCCAAACACAAGAGCCACTTCGACGTTGTGCTATACAACACCGTGGTTTCTCTATCCGGACGGGTGAACAACGTGCAGGAGACAGAGAGGGTATGGAGAGCTATGCAAAGCGATGGTCTAACCGGAACAGAAGTTACATACTCTCTTCTCGTTAGCATCTTTGTTCGGTGTGGGAGAAGCGAGCTGGCTCTAGATGCATACGACGAGATGGTTAAGAACAACGTATCTCCTAGAGAGGATGCAATGCAGGCAATGATAAGCGCGTGCACCAAGGAAGAGAGATGGAGCTTGGCGTTGAAGATCTTTCGGAGCATGTTAAATAAAGGGATGAGGCCTAATCTAGTAGCGTGCAACGCACTGATCAACTCGTTAGCAAAGGCTGGGAAAGTGGGGTTGGTGTTTAAGGTTTACAGTGTTGTTGTAAAGTCTTTGGGGCATAAACCTGATGAGTACACTTGGAACGCGTTGCTCACGGGTTTGTACAAAGCGAACCGGTACGAAGATGTTCTCCAGCTGTTTGATATGGTGAGAAGCGAAGGGCTGTGTTGTGTGAATGAGTATCTGTACAACACGGCTTTGGTGTCTTGCCAGAAGCTTGGTTCTTGGGAGAAGGCTGTGAAGCTTTTGTATGAGATGGAAGGTTCGGGGGTGACGGTTTCGACTTCTTCGTATAATCTGGTGATAAGCTCTTGCGAGAAGTCTAGGCAGTCGAAAGTGGCGTTGCGAGTGTATGAGCATATGGTGATAAGAGGTTGTGATCCGGACACGTTTACGTATCTGTCGCTTATAAGGAGTTGCTCTTGGGGTTCACTGTGGGGAGAGGTTAAAGATATACTAAAG GTGGAACCAGATGTGTCGCTTTACAACGCTGCTATACATGGAATGTGTTTAAGACGAGAGTTTAAGTTAGCAAAGGAGCTCTATGTGGAAATGAGAGAGATGGGTCTAGAACCGGATGGTAAAACTCGAGCTATGATGCTACAGAACTTGAAGAGACATTAA
- the LOC103875086 gene encoding pentatricopeptide repeat-containing protein At3g29290 isoform X1, protein MGDVWLSPVSITSTSNQLDYGLYSLKNSSCIWRRSCHWSLRSHSLDFATAMKLKRRRLVHASVKMKSFSLIATRVCSSKLERSSNGETMALDLESGLKENLCGLFVEDNLEEKPEACRSRIHYLEERDEEMLSKRLLKLSRLDKVKSASELFDSMRLSGLQPNPHACNSFLSCLLRSGNLQKLFTVFDFMRTKDNLTGHTYSLLLKAVSELKGCDSALRTFRELEKNPKHKSHFDVVLYNTVVSLSGRVNNVQETERVWRAMQSDGLTGTEVTYSLLVSIFVRCGRSELALDAYDEMVKNNVSPREDAMQAMISACTKEERWSLALKIFRSMLNKGMRPNLVACNALINSLAKAGKVGLVFKVYSVVVKSLGHKPDEYTWNALLTGLYKANRYEDVLQLFDMVRSEGLCCVNEYLYNTALVSCQKLGSWEKAVKLLYEMEGSGVTVSTSSYNLVISSCEKSRQSKVALRVYEHMVIRGCDPDTFTYLSLIRSCSWGSLWGEVKDILKKVEPDVSLYNAAIHGMCLRREFKLAKELYVEMREMGLEPDGKTRAMMLQNLKRH, encoded by the exons ATGGGTGATGTCTGGTTGAGTCCCGTCTCCATCACTTCTACATCGAACCAATTGGACTATGGATTGTATTCCCTCAAGAATAGCAGCTGTATCTGGAGAAGAAGTTGCCATTGGTCTTTGAGGAGTCACTCGCTGGACTTTGCAACGGCCATGAAGCTGAAACGAAGGCGTCTAGTTCATGCTAGTGTAAAAATGAAGTCTTTTTCATTAATAGCAACGAGAGTATGCTCCAGTAAGCTAGAAAGATCTTCCAACGGTGAAACCATGGCTTTGGATTTGGAATCTGGATTGAAAGAAAATCTTTGCGGTTTGTTTGTGGAAGATAATTTAGAAGAGAAGCCTGAAGCATGTAGGAGTAGGATACATTACCTAGAAGAGAGGGACGAGGAGATGTTATCAAAGAGACTTCTCAAACTCAGCAGGTTGGACAAAGTCAAAAGCGCATCAGAGCTGTTTGATTCCATGAGACTCTCAGGTTTACAACCCAACCCCCACGCTTGCAACTCCTTTCTCTCGTGCCTGTTGAGGAGTGGAAACCTTCAGAAACTCTTCACCGTCTTTGACTTCATGAGAACAAAGGACAACCTCACAGGCCACACGTACAGCTTGCTGTTGAAAGCTGTCTCAGAGCTAAAGGGCTGCGACTCTGCGCTAAGAACGTTTAGAGAGCTAGAAAAGAACCCCAAACACAAGAGCCACTTCGACGTTGTGCTATACAACACCGTGGTTTCTCTATCCGGACGGGTGAACAACGTGCAGGAGACAGAGAGGGTATGGAGAGCTATGCAAAGCGATGGTCTAACCGGAACAGAAGTTACATACTCTCTTCTCGTTAGCATCTTTGTTCGGTGTGGGAGAAGCGAGCTGGCTCTAGATGCATACGACGAGATGGTTAAGAACAACGTATCTCCTAGAGAGGATGCAATGCAGGCAATGATAAGCGCGTGCACCAAGGAAGAGAGATGGAGCTTGGCGTTGAAGATCTTTCGGAGCATGTTAAATAAAGGGATGAGGCCTAATCTAGTAGCGTGCAACGCACTGATCAACTCGTTAGCAAAGGCTGGGAAAGTGGGGTTGGTGTTTAAGGTTTACAGTGTTGTTGTAAAGTCTTTGGGGCATAAACCTGATGAGTACACTTGGAACGCGTTGCTCACGGGTTTGTACAAAGCGAACCGGTACGAAGATGTTCTCCAGCTGTTTGATATGGTGAGAAGCGAAGGGCTGTGTTGTGTGAATGAGTATCTGTACAACACGGCTTTGGTGTCTTGCCAGAAGCTTGGTTCTTGGGAGAAGGCTGTGAAGCTTTTGTATGAGATGGAAGGTTCGGGGGTGACGGTTTCGACTTCTTCGTATAATCTGGTGATAAGCTCTTGCGAGAAGTCTAGGCAGTCGAAAGTGGCGTTGCGAGTGTATGAGCATATGGTGATAAGAGGTTGTGATCCGGACACGTTTACGTATCTGTCGCTTATAAGGAGTTGCTCTTGGGGTTCACTGTGGGGAGAGGTTAAAGATATACTAAAG AAGGTGGAACCAGATGTGTCGCTTTACAACGCTGCTATACATGGAATGTGTTTAAGACGAGAGTTTAAGTTAGCAAAGGAGCTCTATGTGGAAATGAGAGAGATGGGTCTAGAACCGGATGGTAAAACTCGAGCTATGATGCTACAGAACTTGAAGAGACATTAA
- the LOC103875089 gene encoding uncharacterized protein LOC103875089 produces the protein MDEEREGEVKEGVASIALLPCGSISGHFIHTPLSICYGLHGTELACETECSRGEDYRLIKLTIIDYNSKKEQTVVVECKGHDAARINNVEHAHGWEEDVIGLVEQKHGKKKVSVSFECETLKADKAAEDHIRQFMPKLAGLDAVINIGPMKISGLDFAAVEDEHRN, from the exons ATGG ATGAGGAAAGAGAAGGAGAAGTGAAGGAAGGAGTAGCATCAATAGCTTTATTGCCATGTGGTTCCATCTCTGGCCATTTCATTCACACGCCTCTCTCCATCTGTTATGGCCTCCATGGCACTG AACTGGCTTGTGAGACTGAGTGCAGCCGCGGTGAGGATTATCGGTTGATCAAGCTCACCATCATTGACTACAAT AGTAAAAAGGAACAAACAGTTGTAGTTGAGTGCAAAGGTCACGATGCTGCTCGAATTAATAATGTCGAGCATGCTCACGG CTGGGAGGAAGATGTGATAGGATTAGTCGAACAAAAACACGGGAAGAAGAAAGTTTCTGTTTCGTTCGAGTGTGAGACACTGAAGGCAGATAAAGCAGCAGAGGACCACATCAGACAGTTCATGCCCAAATTAGCTGGACTTGATGCTGTCA TTAACATTGGACCAATGAAGATCTCTGGGCTTGATTTTGCTGCAGTGGAAGATGAACACAGAAACTAA
- the LOC103875088 gene encoding uncharacterized protein LOC103875088, translating to MARVQLLLLCFTFLFASVTFMEHVSSATTATTTSSTTVAELEAETSKEVMEFIMKLEKKCPPKEEYKSFFEKLKATMVASAKVTQEKKKGFFSTAAGKISDAVSFIGSKFTGKSPEVKKSMETYQQEVAKSLQELEAIHKKIIEANQGKVEGSVAVTAEQKTEIKQTITRWETVTTQFVETAIQTEAASNTTVGVDKVKLP from the exons atggCAAGAGTtcagttattattattatgtttcaCCTTTCTCTTTGCATCAGTGACCTTTATGGAACATGTTTCAAGTGccaccaccgccaccaccacctCTAGCACAACAGTGGCAGAACTGGAGGCTGAGACATCCAAAGAAGTCATGGAGTTCATAATGAAGCTGGAGAAGAAGTGTCCTCCAAAGGAGGAATACAAGTCTTTCTTCGAGAAACTAAAGGCTACAATGGTAGCCTCCGCAAAGGTTActcaagaaaagaagaaaggtTTCTTCTCTACAGCTGCGGGCAAAATATCTGATGCAGTGTCTTTCATTGGTTCAAAGTTTACTGGCAAGTCACCAGAG GTGAAGAAATCGATGGAGACCTACCAACAAGAGGTGGCCAAGTCACTGCAAGAGTTAGAAGCCATCCACAAGAAAATCATTGAAGCAAACCAAGGGAAGGTAGAGGGGTCAGTGGCGGTGACAGCAGAACAAAAAACTGAGATTAAACAAACGATCACCAGATGGGAGACAGTGACGACTCAATTCGTGGAGACTGCTATCCAGACCGAGGCGGCTTCAAATACTACAGTTGGTGTAGACAAAGTCAAGCTACCTTGA
- the LOC103875090 gene encoding uncharacterized protein LOC103875090, protein MWNIASSYLTGPRNEARRPPPLHHTHVDCSDDDASSVGSKEEGLECPICWESFNIVENVPYVLWCGHTMCKNCILGLHWAIVKLPTHPVQLPLFISCPWCNLLSFRLVFRGALRFPRKNYFVLWMVERMNGERRSSPGRDQTDTREQPPPPCLHHRGHHRAQPEPSGFVNNDHRVPRDNIQTSLRKSLVFFVQLTAKFPLVVIFLLIVLYAIPTSAAILAMYILVTLLLALPSFLILYFAYPCLDWLVREIVT, encoded by the coding sequence ATGTGGAATATAGCGTCGAGTTATCTCACAGGACCGAGAAACGAAGCAAGAAGACCACCACCACTCCACCATACTCATGTGGACTGTTCAGACGACGATGCTTCATCTGTAGGCAGCAAAGAAGAAGGTCTCGAGTGTCCTATCTGCTGGGAATCATTCAACATCGTCGAAAACGTTCCTTACGTGTTATGGTGCGGCCACACGATGTGCAAAAACTGCATTTTGGGACTTCATTGGGCTATTGTGAAACTACCTACTCACCCTGTTCAGCTCCCTCTCTTCATCTCGTGTCCTTGGTGCAACCTCTTGTCCTTCCGTCTCGTCTTCAGAGGAGCTCTTAGGTTCCCTCGTAAGAACTACTTTGTGCTGTGGATGGTCGAGAGGATGAATGGGGAGAGACGCAGTTCGCCGGGGAGAGATCAAACCGATACAAGGGAGCAGCCACCACCTCCGTGTCTCCACCATCGCGGCCATCACCGCGCTCAGCCTGAACCATCAGGCTTTGTTAATAATGATCATCGTGTACCGAGGGACAACATACAAACTTCGCTGAGGAAGTCTCTGGTGTTCTTTGTCCAGTTGACAGCAAAGTTCCCATTGGTTGTTATCTTTCTGCTGATTGTACTCTATGCGATACCCACCAGTGCAGCCATATTGGCTATGTACATTCTAGTCACTCTCTTGCTGGCTCTTCCTTCGTTTCTCATCCTCTACTTCGCTTATCCTTGTCTTGACTGGCTCGTCAGGGAGATTGTCACATGA
- the LOC103875091 gene encoding egg cell-secreted protein 1.4, with protein MEHTSRALVLVVVLCLAVLITQGAAHDQPPRSESPPSYPIDLEKCWSSLFNVHGCVLELFQSVFSGKFGHVGTACCKAFSTIDANCWPHMFPLNPFFPPLLKDNCANLVPNLP; from the coding sequence ATGGAACACACATCAAGAGCATTAGTCTTAGTTGTAGTTCTATGCCTTGCGGTTCTGATCACTCAAGGAGCGGCTCATGACCAACCACCACGATCAGAATCTCCACCGAGCTATCCCATCGACTTAGAGAAATGCTGGTCATCTCTCTTCAACGTCCATGGATGTGTACTCGAACTCTTCCAGTCGGTTTTCTCAGGCAAGTTTGGACACGTTGGAACCGCGTGTTGCAAGGCGTTTTCGACCATAGACGCTAACTGCTGGCCGCACATGTTCCCTTTGAACCCCTTCTTCCCACCTCTTCTTAAAGACAATTGTGCTAACCTTGTTCCAAACTTACCCTAA
- the LOC103875092 gene encoding UPF0301 protein TC_0483, with the protein MDACFLTSRSISGVKELVSFIKPRIFSCPKRSSCQFLTRKFASPISVNCSLSDSWKPLDDDCVNNSTADADWREFRARLVAGEQAATSEKDSSSSWSNPDMVVDYPSSSTLITVGNKWAHKIHEPEPGCLLIATEKLDGVHIFEKTVILILSVGPSGPIGVILNRPSLMSIKETKSTVLDVAGTFSDKRLFFGGPLEEGLFLVSPRSGGDNEVAKSGVFRQVMKGLYYGTRESVGLAAEMVKRKLVGRSEMRFFDGYCGWEKEQLKAEILGGYWTVAACSSSVVELGSAVQSHGLWDEVLGLIGPQTGSVI; encoded by the exons ATGGATGCTTGTTTTCTTACCTCAAGATCAATCTCTGGTGTCAAAGAGCTTGTCTCCTTCATCAAACCCAGAATCTTTTCTTGCCCCAAGAGAAGTTCTTGCCAGTTTCTCACCAGGAAGTTTGCTTCTCCGATCTCTGTAAATT GTTCTCTTTCGGATTCATGGAAGCCACTGGACGATGATTGCGTCAACAACTCGACAGCAGATGCTGACTGGAGAGAGTTCAGGGCAAGGCTGGTAGCTGGAGAGCAAGCTGCAACCTCTGAGAAGGACTCGTCCTCCTCTTGGTCTAACCCTGACATGGTGGTTGACTATCCGTCATCGTCCACACTGATCACAGTTGGAAACAAATGGGCACACAAGATCCACGAGCCAGAGCCAGGGTGTCTCCTAATCGCCACAGAGAAGCTAGATGGAGTCCACATCTTCGAAAAGACTGTGATCCTCATCCTCTCTGTTGGACCCTCAGGTCCTATAGGAGTCATCCTCAACCGTCCATCGCTTATGTCCATCAAGGAGACTAAATCAACGGTCTTAGACGTGGCGGGAACGTTTTCGGACAAGAGACTCTTCTTTGGTGGACCTTTGGAAGAAGGGCTGTTCCTGGTGAGTCCGAGGAGTGGCGGGGACAACGAGGTTGCGAAGAGCGGAGTGTTCAGACAAGTGATGAAAGGGTTGTACTACGGGACGAGAGAGAGTGTGGGGTTGGCTGCAGAGATGGTGAAGAGGAAGCTGGTGGGAAGAAGTGAGATGAGATTCTTTGATGGGTATTGTGGTTGGGAGAAGGAGCAGCTGAAAGCAGAGATCTTGGGAGGGTACTGGACTGTGGCTGCTTGTAGCTCGAGTGTTGTTGAGCTTGGTTCTGCTGTTCAGAGTCATGGTCTTTGGGATGAGGTTTTGGGGCTTATTGGTCCTCAAACTGGCTCTGTTATATAA